The Acomys russatus chromosome 1, mAcoRus1.1, whole genome shotgun sequence genome has a window encoding:
- the Egln3 gene encoding prolyl hydroxylase EGLN3, whose translation MPLGHIMRLDLEKIALEYIVPCLHEVGFCYLDNFLGEVVGDCVLERVKQLHYNGALRDGQLAGPRAGVSKRHLRGDQITWIGGNEEGCEAINFLLSLIDRLVLYCGSRLGKYYVKERSKAMVACYPGNGTGYVRHVDNPNGDGRCITCIYYLNKNWDAKLHGGVLRIFPEGKSFVADVEPIFDRLLFFWSDRRNPHEVQPSYATRYAMTVWYFDAEERAEAKKKFRNLTRKTESALAKD comes from the exons ATGCCTCTGGGGCACATCATGAGGCTGGATCTGGAGAAGATCGCCCTGGAGTACATCGTGCCCTGTCTGCACGAGGTGGGCTTCTGCTACCTGGACAACTTCCTGGGCGAGGTGGTGGGCGACTGCGTGCTGGAGCGAGTCAAGCAGCTGCACTACAACGGGGCTCTGCGTGACGGCCAGCTGGCGGGACCGCGCGCCGGCGTCTCCAAGCGGCACCTGCGGGGCGACCAGATCACGTGGATCGGGGGCAACGAGGAGGGCTGCGAGGCCATCAACTTCCTTCTGTCCCTCATCGACAGGCTGGTCCTGTACTGCGGGAGCCGGCTGGGCAAATACTATGTCAAGGAGAGGTCCAAG GCAATGGTGGCTTGCTATCCGGGAAACGGAACAGGTTACGTTCGCCATGTGGACAACCCCAATGGTGATGGCCGTTGTATCACCTGTATCTACTACCTGAATAAGAATTGGGATGCCAAG TTACATGGAGGAGTCCTGCGGATATTCCCAGAAGGGAAATCGTTCGTAGCAGATGTAGAGCCCATCTTTGACAGACTCCTGTTCTTCTGGTCAGACCGGAGGAACCCACATGAAGTTCAGCCCTCCTATGCGACCAG GTACGCTATGACTGTCTGGTACTTTGATGCTGAAGAAAGAGCAGAAGCcaaaaagaaattcaggaatttAACTA GGAAAACTGAATCTGCTCTTGCTAAAGACTGA